A genomic region of Procambarus clarkii isolate CNS0578487 chromosome 88, FALCON_Pclarkii_2.0, whole genome shotgun sequence contains the following coding sequences:
- the LOC123745849 gene encoding activating transcription factor 3 — MYLNVNLTPPPPAAGEGSCTTPKTPEILNSLINLTSPPLPHSYSQYQTQVEGGTLLSPISDVSSPGDESAVTPLTNMCRGREDPTSRHMSEHMSGCGGFPSSGGVGGGLVGGSPGTSGMGGPLAGASPPSTPDLPSPVNTVEATKSALIKEGLKLQIRTKLQAAGVESPESILEDTKYIKDEHSDLTEEDEERRRRRRERNKIAATKCRNKKKEKTIVLMTESESVEDMNIRLKTEIQRLKSEKMNLEKLLGDPKHRASCRHSPRCSKTLRPPLVIVTPADSPDTTSSSCSSSPTSSTSSSSLGSPTSPPLTSPISYKAPPQAAPQTPPSTQVTSPMTSPNATSCASASSSQFLAPKYSPPQNLNQRHNLYQYPGRSQQNLPSMGEKQHYGSPPSPTGPHAKPAYNYSCLGVPRSHEFIPPNPPSQKSVYTTPKSRNAGLVRYSPYSGRPPPVPSPLATHTHPQPGALPAGDTYLQSNNNSGCGREDQQAYVTDAHTNQFFPPCSYSSM; from the exons ATGTACCTGAACGTGAACTTGACGCCGCCACCACCGGCGGCGGGCGAGGGTTCCTGCACTACACCCAAGACGCCGGAGATCCTCAACTCCCTCATCAACCTGACTAGTCCGCCCCTGCCACACTCGTACTCTCAGTACCAGACACAG GTGGAGGGCGGGACACTACTGAGTCCCATTAGTGACGTGAGCAGCCCCGGCGACGAATCGGCAGTCACTCCCCTGACTAACATGTGTCGAGGCAGAGAAGATCCCACATCACGGCACATGAGCGAGCATATGTCGGGCTGTGGCGGGTTTCCAAGCAGCGGGGGTGTTGGAGGTGGCCTGGTGGGCGGGTCCCCCGGCACCTCAGGTATGGGCGGCCCCCTGGCTGGGGCATCGCCCCCCTCCACCCCTGACCTGCCCTCGCCTGTCAATACCGTAGAAGCAACGAAATCGGCACTCATCAAGGAGGGTCTCAAGCTACAAATCCGCACCAAACTGCAGGCCGCTGGCGTCGAATCTCCAGAGTCTATCCTCGAAGACACCAAATATATTAAGGATGAACACAGCGAT CTGACTGAGGAGGATGAGGAGCGGCGGCGACGGCGGCGGGAGAGGAACAAGATAGCAGCCACCAAGTGTAGGAACAAGAAGAAGGAGAAGACCATAGTGCTCATGACC GAATCCGAGTCTGTGGAAGATATGAATATTAGGCTCAAGACAGAGATACAAAGGCTGAAATCAGAGAAGATGAATTTGGAGAAGTTGCTTGGTGACCCAAAACACCGTGCATCCTGCCGCCATTCACCACGTTGTTCTAAGACTCTACGGCCACCGCTCGTTATTGTCACACCGGCAGACTCGCCAGACACCACTTCCAGTTCTTGCTCCTCCTCCCCTACTTCCTCCACCTCGTCCTCTTCCTTGGGCAGCCCTACTTCCCCTCCTCTCACCAGCCCCATTAGCTACAAGGCTCCTCCCCAGGCTGCCCCTCAGACCCCACCTTCTACCCAGGTCACCTCACCCATGACATCTCCTAATGCCACTTCCTGTGCCTCGGCATCTTCATCACAATTCTTGGCACCAAAATATAGCCCTCCTCAAAACCTGAATCAAAGGCACAATCTATATCAGTATCCAGGTCGATCCCAGCAGAACTTACCTTCTATGGGGGAAAAACAGCACTATGGAAGTCCACCCTCCCCCACTGGCCCACATGCTAAGCCTGCTTACAATTATTCTTGTTTGGGAGTACCTCGGAGTCATGAGTTTATACCGCCAAATCCGCCATCTCAAAAATCAGTATATACGACACCTAAGTCGCGCAATGCTGGATTAGTTCGTTATAGTCCATATAGTGGACGCCCTCCACCTGTGCCATCCCCGCTGGCTACCCATACCCACCCACAACCAGGGGCATTGCCTGCTGGGGACACCTATCTTCAATCAAACAATAACAGTGGTTGCGGGCGTGAAGACCAGCAAGCCTATGTAACAGATGCACACACAAATCAGTTCTTTCCTCCCTGCTCATACAGCAGCATGTGA